Part of the Chelmon rostratus isolate fCheRos1 chromosome 10, fCheRos1.pri, whole genome shotgun sequence genome is shown below.
CGTTTATACAGCACTTTCCTGGTCTTCCCACTGGAGGAGCCACCGACACTCTGACCACCACCTGCTCTACACCCACTCCACCCCCTGTAGGTGGTGACTCTATCTCTGGCTCGACTgaaacaaactgtattttatcTTCCACTGCAGATAAAGTCAGAGCTGAGGTTGATTCTCTGCTGGAGGTGAATGGTTCCTGGAGATATAAAAcctcagaagaagaagaatggcttcggctgctgtgttttaatatcCTGTGATGGTGAACTGACGCTGTGAGCTGACTCGTCTTCTTGTCGATGAATCGCAGAGCTTCGTCGTGGTTCATCTCCACAAAGAAACCGTAACCGACTGCCACAAAGATCCTGGACGAGTCCTCACTgacagacaagaagaagagaggtCAGAGTTAAAGCATGCATGGATACTTCCTTCAGGTTCTACTGCATCTTCTGAAACAAccagaatgttttgttttggttctaATGTGACAGCTAATTAAAATCTTTGAATGCCTTTAACTCCAGCAGAGGGTCTTAATGAGGGGCAGGCCTGTATTagagacaggcctttatttctaGTTCCTGCTGCTGTATTGATAGGTGTGTCATCCTCCTGACATCATCCACTCTGTCACAGTCACTAATATGGTTTGTAATTGATCAGTGTGAATTGTGTCTATCAGAGTCATTGATTAGTATTAACAACAGCTTACACTTCAGCCTGGACGAAGAAGTTACAGCCAAGATCAACTTCAGTCTTCAGCCGCTGACAGCCCAACTCCTACaggaacacatacacacacacacacacacacacacaaacagtttgtttcattgatttccatgtatgtgtgtgtgtccatgtgtgtgtgtgtgtccatgtgtgtgtgtgtgtgtgtgtgtgtgtacctgcagacTCTGGATGGTGTTCTTCAGCTGCAGGTACTGAGAGATCTTCTCATAAACTGAGTCTCTGTGCTCCAACACCTTCCTGAGAAACAAACAGTTTCACAGGTCATCACTCTGCATTAACATCGCAATCttgataaactttattgatacaACACATTTCAGGaggcaaataaaatcaaacagttCTAAATAAGATTGAAACAAATTGGGATAAAGTACCCAACACGACAATACCACAATcgacaacaataataataataataaaacaaagcagcgGAAATGAAAGAGTGAGCTGACATGAATAAATAGGGGTTTTAAAAAGGTTGGAGGGTGACTGAGTTCACTCGGTTAGAAGTAGTTCGTATGACGTCAGAAATCGTTTCCTCTGCGCTCAGAAACCAGCTGTCGATCAGTGTAGAAAAAGGCTTCGGGTGACTGAAAACGTGAGAGGCTGTTACAGTGTCAGTTTGATCACAGTCTCAAACTTCTCCAATCAGATCGCTCCTGATCTAAATCCTCATTCGTCCTGTTTCAGGCTTGACTCCGAGTGTTGAGTCGTGATAGAAAATCTCTGTCTGATGATCTAATGCTAATCGCCCACAGATCTGTGAGCTCCACCCTGAAGAGCTTAAAGATCATCAGCTCAATGTTAAAATCACCCAAAAAGGGACTTAAACCCAAGAAATTCACTGAAGTAAACACATAAGATCATATTCGTAGACAAAGGTGAAAAAACTTGACAAGAACAAACTCTAATCTTTGCCTGGAAGAGTTCTGTagtcagaggaggagctgtgagggagcagaggaggagctgtgaaggagcagagggggagctgtgagggagcagaggaggagcagaaggagcaggaggaacacacacattctgattCAAGAAGctaagctctgattggctccaCAAGACACCTCTTGTATTACACAGGAAACCTTCAAGAGCTTCAAGACCTTCAAGAGCATAAAACCCCTTTTGTCTTTCCTCAGAcattaagtttaagtttaagtttattcactttattgatccaaaGACTGGGACAACGcaaacatgcaccatgcagtgaaacacacatttgGGGTGGGCTGCAGTCAAGCGCACTGCagcatattgggggggggggggttaagtgctTTGCTCACGGGCACATCAGCCGGttaatggagggggagggaatactccaccacacccacatttttctgccggtgggggaatcgaaccagCGATCTTCCGGTTCGACTCCGGCAATCTtccggttcgattcccccaccaagccgcttctccaacctctgtTGGACTCTGCAGGACTctccaccagtcagttagaCCTGAATATGGTCTTTGGATGAGAGGCAACACGTTTCAAAGCTTCTGCaagtccagcagctctgtgtgtgtgtgtgttgtcgttGTTTCGTGCAGTGTTGtagctctgctgtgtgttggtgtcaataaagttttattctACTCTCTCTTCGCTCTGCAGTCCAAATATCTTGACTATCTCTATCTGACACTTTAAATATTGACTCTGGATTATTGTTCAAATGAAAACTGTCCACTGGACCATCAGAGTGGGTGTGTTATGGTAATAACGTGCAGAAGCTCGTGCAGTGAGtgtcgttttgtgtctcttacTGTAAATCTCTCTTCAGAACTTCGTTGATGAAGTTTTCATACTGCAGAACCTTCTGATCcacgttagcattagcatcaacGGGCGGAGTCATCCTCACTGTCTCTTGAGATGCAAACTTCCGCTTGTTATGAAGATAAACTCCGGCAGTAACCTGCTGAATGTCTGACGGACGTTAATTTTAATGCTTCTGTGTCAATACCAAGCCGCAAACTGTTCGGTTAGCACGCTGAAGcctcatgaaaacactgatctgACCCGGCTGTAGATTCGCTGTAAACAAGTACTTCCtgatttcacaataaaagcattacACTTTTGAGCCACAGAATTAGAGTCAATAGAAAAAATCTATTCTAAAGATAAGATAGATATCAATATTAGCATttcaaacaacagcaggagAGTCTCTTTTctgagataaaagaaaaaacatgcagtggAGCATTCAGAGGAGAGGTAGAATGAGATGACTTGCTAAAATAATATTCTACAAATATGAAATGAGATTTTTCATGAAGTGCTGATGATGTCAGTCTTCATGTCAGTTTCCATGTGAGTGATTGACAAGTGCAGCaactcattattttcatttatttttgtttgttgcacTTATTAAATGCCATATCGTAACCTGTTTTAAACATCTCTACTAAGTACACcatgaataataatgatgatttaatgattATTATATTTTACTCTTTGAATGACAATAAATGCcaaactttttttaatcaccCCATCAGTAAAGATAGCTGTTGTCTTGTGTAAGGTGATGGACCGACAGGTGTATCTCTTCTACCTGCTCTGCTTCTGTAGATGGACTACTCACGTGACGTCACTGTAAACAAAGATGGCGGTGGCTCTGTAACTAGCCCgtttaacagaaaatgtgtatttaaaacTGCCCTGTGCGTGAACAGTTATATAAATATCGTATTTTATAAAAGACATACGTCTGCGTCTCTTTAGTTTGTGTCAGACACAAGTGGCGCGTCGCCAGCAGCTCTTTACAGCAGACAGTTCTCGTTAAAAATCTCGTTTTAGCTTAGCTAGTTTCGCTCGTaggttaccatggcaacataTGCCAAGACGATGTTAGCGAAGAGTTAGCTAGTTATTAGCTCGGGTTGGTGCTTGCTTTTGTAAAAGTTAATATTTCCTCACAAAAGGTTGTTTCGTCGTTGTTTCCTCCTCGCCGCATGAAAGCGCACTGTTAATATGTCTAGAGGATTTGCAAGATTGTTAGGTACCGCTTTTTGGTATTGAGTCGATAAGCTCAACATCAATGAACTGCTAGATTTCTTAATGGAGttcgtttttatttttaatctcatAAACAATTAATTAGTCACGACTCAGGCGTTGTCATCGCTACTGACGATATTCAGGAGCACCCCACCGTCATGTTTCATAATAGAACCTCTTATGCAGAACTACGATTGAGAAATATCTATTTTTCATGATTCTGACTCCACGCGAATTAAATGCAGTTGCAGTGTAGTGGAAACAGTCCACTTCTTCACCGTGAGAGAtcagtgtgagtcagtgtgaagACATGGAACAGTACAGCATTCTGGGTCGGATCGGTGAAGGGGCTCATGGCATCGTCTTCAAGGCCAAACACATCGAGGTATCACTGGTCCACAGCACTAACATTAGCTGACGGTTATTTTTATTTAGGGGTAAGTCAGTTAATCAACATGATACATGACAGAAAATTATTGATGACTACCTCtgtaattaatgaataatttcagACGGATTTCcaacaaaaaggcaaagatactgtggttccagcttctaaaatTTGAGTTTTTTATGCTTTATTTTGCTGTATATGATAAATTGACTATCTTCTGTctgattttggactgttgatcgGATGAAAGACGACATTTGAATATGTTACGTTTGGCTTTGGGAAATTATAATGACCATTCCTATGATCAATATTATCATAATTATGGGatatcatttacatacatgtaaatgGAAAAATCAAAGACCATCACTAATAGccttaaaaaatgaactaaaaatcTTGTTATCCTCTCTAGTACTTTTAGCTGAAAAATATGGTCCAATACAAGAACTTTGCAACAACCTGTCACTTTTAATGCCTTAAatgactgtaatggaaacgTCTTCATGTGTCCTTAAGCAGCACTTTCATGGGTTTGAACTGTGAATGTAATGGAAAGAAGGACTGTCTCATGTCAAAAGATGGACTGCCtgctttatttagttatttagtttattttctatatCATCTTAATTTCTAATATCTTGGTTAATATATAGATTTTTATTTGCCTTGCacttgtttatgtttctgtaataAGTCATAGTGGAGAGACGTACTGGAATTTATAAATATTGTCAAGTTCAATAaagttgaaaaaataaaaaaataatgaccATTCATCACTATTTTGTCACATTATATTGAAACAACTGGTAAGTCTATCATGAAGAAACTCATCAGCAGATCATCACAGGTGATGAAAGTAGGAAGTAGTTGCagccctttttgtgtttccAAGTAAAACACAATCctcattttaaatcagcagCAAACAACATCCCCAAATTTCCTCCCAGCTCAGCAGTGATGTTCttcaaatcaaacacaacagtATGCTACTGTTCCACCAACCAAAGGAAAGCACAGACTGACGACTGGTGTcagaaaaatagttttaaaaagctaaaaaagtcTTATTctgaaggtcagaggtccaTCACTGCCAGGAACacagctggactggactgaGTGCTCAGTTAATTCATCAGCGCACATGTCTTGCTTTGTCAGTAAAGAAAGTATTGATTATGATGTTTTGAATGCTGTCTGTCAGACAGGAGAAACAGTGGCTCTGAAGAAAGTGGCTCTGAGGAGGCTGGAAGATGGCATCCCCAACCAGGCTCTGAGGGAGATCAAGGCCCTGCAGGAGATCGAGGACAACCAACATGTGAGTTTGAGTGGACGCCATGTtagggtcagaggtcagaggttagcctcacactcctcctcctcctcaggtagTGAAGCTGAAGGATGTCTTCCCTCACGGCACTGGCTTCGTCCTGGTGTTTGACTTCATGCTCTCTGACCTCTCCGAGGTTATCAGGAACTCTCagcgacctctgacccctgctCAGGTCAAAGGTTacatgatgatgctgctgaaggGCGTTGCCTTCCTGCATCACAACAACATCATGCACCGGGTGAGTTTCCATCTGTGTCACACAGACTCTTATTTTATCTTCGTCATGTTGTGTTATTTCTGACAGATGTTATGATGCATTCATTTTCAGACGTGGATTGTGcacagtgcattgtgggattgttttTAGGAATGAGTGGACATGTCATGTGTGAATGTTTGAGGATACATATTGAGcttcacactctcacactctcaaTCAAGCGGAGGACAGTAAAAATAGTCACACATGTAGGAACAGGAAAAGATTTCTGTTCCTGTAGctcttcagaataaaagctctgacgtgtgtgcgtgcatgtgtgtgtgtttgtgtaggacCTGAAGCCAGCAAACCTCCTCATCAGCTCTTCAGGTCATCTGAAGATTGCAGACTTTGGTCTGGCCAGATTGTTCactgaggagggggagagacTGTACAGCCATCAGGTGGCcaccaggtaacacacacacacacatacacacacacactgagccatactattgttattgttattattattattatgagctAATTTAGCAGTGGACTGATGTTTCTGATTGTtagagagacaaacagcaaatcTTCCTGCTACCCTGTATAGAGACACACGCTTTGATGAAAATACACTAACAACTCAAAACACTCTGAGCCCCAAACCAAAGTCAGGATTTAGTTGGAGAAAGatgtcaccatggaaacagaaacaacatcagagccttagaaacagcagcagaatcaaACCTGGTTCTTCTGTAGAGCTGTTATCATCTGTGTCTCTCACCACTTCCATCACAGTTTCTCCACAGTCTCTCATGGATTCTTTTATAAATGTCACACTGTGGTTACAATGATTTTGTGGTGGTTTTCCGTTGTTATCATAAACTATAGAACTGGATGGTGATTATAATTCATGTTGGGAATCTAACATCTAACACGCTGTCCGGGAACTGTTCACTGTTTATGTCAGTAGAATAACTTTAAGTGATTTTACTCTACAAAAGCATCCAGAGTCATTGtgaacagtatgtgtgtgtgtgtgtgtgtgtgtgtgttttaaggtgGTACAGAGCTCCTGAGCTGCTGTATGGAGCCAGAAAGTACGACGAAGGAGTCGACCTGTGGTGAGAATACTGCAGCTGCTCATAATAGTGCTGCTGCTCACACGACTACCCGGTTTACTGACACTCTGAATATGTTTGAGATGTGGTCACTGATGATGGAGAATAAAGTTGTTCTGTACAGTCCAGATCATTCTGACCAAAATTAATCCTTCAGGTGACCCTGGAGCATCTGTCCACTGACTACACATGAAAACTTTAGCTGCAACTCAGCACCTTTCTGAACTTGCAtcaaatacatgaataaataatgaagcGCAAAACTCACAGCTGAGcaccagggggcagcagcagtttgaagtgtgtgtgtgtgtttcagggcgGTGGGCTGTATTTTCGGGGAGCTCTTGAACTCgtctcctctgtttcctggaGAGAACGACATTGAACAGCTCTGCTGTGTCCTCAGAGTGCTGGGAACACCAACACAAGACAGCTGGCCTGTAAGACATgcacgcatgcgcacacacacacgcaaaaacaaacacacacacacagatagaaacCTTTCACATGTTCTGCATCCAGTTTCtacacataatacacacaacaaacaatagCAACAGTAATAAACTTTAACCTAAACTAgcagtacacatacacacagttctCACCACCAGTGTTGTACCTAAGCTAATACTGCAGTACTGTCTCGGGTGAAGTGATGCATGTAAGACTACAAAATGATTAAGTTAATacttagtgtttgtgtgtattaataTAGAAATACAATAGAAATATACGCTACAACATATGAACATGATATATAGTACAGGACTATAGCAtagaatataaaatattatgTAGTGTAAAGTAGCCAAAAGCTTAAACACTGAATGTGATCTCATCTCTTAGTTGTCAGCGTCTGTATTCATTaaggcaggaaatgaaatgattgcAGTAAACAGGGCGTAATGAACTAAAGTTTAATTGTCTTTAAAACAGCTCAAacatctgatgtttgtgttctTACATTAACTCTTACATTAAACATGGGTCGAAGCTTCATAATTATCCAGTAATTAAAGGAGAGATGTTGCAAGAAAAAATTATGGATTTGCTGATCAGAAATCTGTTGATGggcaataataaaaatatctCTCTTGTCTGGATTTAATcaagaaaactggaaacaaacacatatcATGTTCTCTATAAGTTCAACATAGAAGCTCAGTTAGCTTTAATGGAAGAACCGGGTTCAAAGTATcccagtacatttactcaagtactgtacttacaAGTACAAATTTTCCATTTGATGTTGCTTTCTGCTTCTGCTCCGCtccatttatctgacagctgcagttacttTTCGTAGATTTGACATTATGCAGAATGCAGAActtgagctgtgattggtcgagTCTGTGCTGATGTTGGATCCGTCTGTCAGTGCACCTgttgatgttgtctttgtgtctccagGAGATCGTGGAGTTGCCAGATTACAATAAAATCACCTTTAAGGAGAATCCAGCGATCCCATTGGAGGAGATAGTCCCTGACACGTCTCCGCAGGCTGTCGACCTGCTTTACAAGTTCCTTGTTTATCCGTCCAAACAGCGCTGCTCCGCCAGACAGgtaagaaacaggaagtgagcttCACATCAGTTCCTCAGGGCTCCGTCTGAGGtccctctttgtgtctgtgagtgctTTTATTTACAATAAGGTCTGGCTCAATGTTTCTGTACCACTAGTGGTCTCTGCTGGTATCACAGGTGGTCTCATGGtatgcattgcattgtgggaaatgtgtttgtgtatcttcacatctgctgctcagatttgggctgttgtgtttgtgggtagAGACTAAAGCATCATTTAATTAAAGAAGCTtgttgggttttggactgttggttagATGTTTGATGGACTGAATGATTGATTAAATCAGAGTGACCTCATCAAACGGTTTGTTTTAGTCCAAAGATATTCCGTTTATTATCATATTAATATATAGACGTTTACATGTTTAGAGGTTTTTGTCTGTGGTTGACTCAAAATGTTCAGCgtggaggatttagtgacatctatAGTGACTGCTCAGCTGGTCCAGAAACAGTAAAACCTGCACCTGACTCAGTAATTGATTGATGTATTGATTGGTGGTCCACCTGTGCTCCGCAggctctcctccatccatacttcttctgctctcctcttcctgctcaccACTCAGAGCTGCCCATTCCTCAGAGGGGGGGCCGACCCCCACGCCAGCGCCTGCAGGCTCCACCCACTGACTTTTCATTGGACCTGCCCCTGCAAAGAAGCGTGGTAGACCCTGCACTGCTGCAGGGACACGCCTCCTGCCTCTGACCACCCGACCAATCATCTTTGTCCTTCAGTGACTCTGCACAAAGAGTCGTTgacgtgtttttattttctgtcacctGCTGAAGCTctttacacattttcatttgtttcgcTTCAGCTCAGGTGTGAGGCCGACCTTCATCTGACCTTTAGACAGCATGAGATGATGATACAACACGTTAAATGTTCACACTACACGCGGGATGTTGTCATGTCAGTCCTCTGGCCTCCAGCTGGCTGTTGGTTTTCATTATGTTCAGAATGGAACAGTTACCTGGAGTCTAAAAACACCTGGATCTtcagctcctcacacacaccatTATCAGTCTCTGTAGGTGAGTGTGGACTCACCTGTGGACTTTGCTGCTTCTGAATTCATCAAAGAGACTATGATGAATTCATGATGCTTAAGTCTCTTCATAATGAAGACGAAAGCATCATCACTGTCCAGTGGTGAAGTATTCTGTCCTTTAAAAGCAAGAGTAAAACTGCTAACACCTCACTGGAAATACTGTGTTACAAGTAAAACTGTGTATTAGCCACTGTGTATGTACTTAAAtgatcaaaagtaaaagtacttgttctgCAGAATGACCTGacctgttgtgttgttttattaatgGATCGTTAATTAATGATGTGGGAAGATGACAGCAGTACTTTAATGGTGTAGTTGGTTGTCATGGATACTTCACATTCTTCTGGGTAGTTTATTATAACGtcacacatttttatacaggtccttttttaatttttaattaattttttaatttaatttaagtgTCAAATTACTGTTGTATGAGTAAAAAGTAGCAGAAAAGTACATTACATCTACCTCAaacagtacttgaataaatgtacttagttactttccacaaCTGGGATTATCATTAATGAAGATTAAAGCCAacttattaaataaataagcaaatcAGTCCCGTTCAtctcatttcaaaaataaaggAACTCGAGTCAAAGTGCGGCACctcccacttcctgtctgccctcctgtctgtcagctcagacagacacacaggcagacagacagacagcagtgtgactgtgagcagctcctcagcTCTGTGAGTATCAGCATCACtttaatgtcactgtgtgtttctttaccATGAGCAGGTTCCTCCTGCTGCGCTACAACGAACCACTGATTCACTCTGCGTTCCTTTAGTTTGAGgatttaaatttgttttatcttttattacTTCTCCCTTTTGATTCTGTGATTTATATGTTGTGCTGGTATTGTCACAGATATCCTGTGTGATTAGCAGAGGTGGAATATAATTAAGTACATTTGTTCAAGTCTTGTACTTAACTTCCAAtttgatgtacttgtacttatttccatttcatgtaCCCGTATACATCTCCTCTACAGCTCAGAGAGACACGTTGTACTTTTTCCacttttatctgacagctttggttacacttcagattcagattttacaaGTCAAATGTGATCAGTTATTAGAATTTTGATTGTTCCAGGTGAAACTGCCCACCTGTACTTACAGGTGAGTGTTGAGCTGCAGAGTGTGGTCAGGTGTTCAATGGCCGCATGGTTTGGGATCCTTCCCGTTTGATCACAGTCATCAGATTGTGATGAAGCTCTGAAATTCGGTTTTCATGAATGCCACACTGGCTGGACCATTCAGGGCTGCCGCTAAAACAacttgtgtttcttcttctgttcttaaaaaatgtaaatgttgtgtgTCTTGCAGCCTAGCCCCACCCCTTCACACATCTTCCTCCAATCAGCAAGCATGTCCCATGAGGCTGAGTGGCTGACTGCTGCCAGTCACCAGGTCATCAGTCAAGCTCACTGGTTGGACAactccagctgtcagtcactgagcTCTGCCTACCTTCTTCCTGTTGATTCAGCTCTGACCCCAACCCCCACCTGCCTTTCTTCTGCAACACTTGGCTGGAACAGTTACTATGGCATCCTTAACCCCTCCACCTCCGCCTCCCCTAGTGAT
Proteins encoded:
- the uxt gene encoding protein UXT: MTPPVDANANVDQKVLQYENFINEVLKRDLQKVLEHRDSVYEKISQYLQLKNTIQSLQELGCQRLKTEVDLGCNFFVQAEVEDSSRIFVAVGYGFFVEMNHDEALRFIDKKTSQLTAFTEQLTKDSAKIKANIRMVLEGLRELQGLTDLPESTGREVF
- the cdk20 gene encoding cyclin-dependent kinase 20, with the translated sequence MEQYSILGRIGEGAHGIVFKAKHIETGETVALKKVALRRLEDGIPNQALREIKALQEIEDNQHVVKLKDVFPHGTGFVLVFDFMLSDLSEVIRNSQRPLTPAQVKGYMMMLLKGVAFLHHNNIMHRDLKPANLLISSSGHLKIADFGLARLFTEEGERLYSHQVATRWYRAPELLYGARKYDEGVDLWAVGCIFGELLNSSPLFPGENDIEQLCCVLRVLGTPTQDSWPEIVELPDYNKITFKENPAIPLEEIVPDTSPQAVDLLYKFLVYPSKQRCSARQALLHPYFFCSPLPAHHSELPIPQRGGRPPRQRLQAPPTDFSLDLPLQRSVVDPALLQGHASCL